The proteins below come from a single Romeriopsis navalis LEGE 11480 genomic window:
- a CDS encoding class I SAM-dependent methyltransferase: MQNDTPLYQLDPTNRFTHRTQDYDAYRPTYPSAAIDAILEDITPQTVADIGAGTGISSRLLADRNLKVWAVEPNAAMRATGSKQPNITAWEGTAEQTGLADNSMDLVTSFQAFHWFKHNDALPELQRILKPNGRLAVVWNNRDRTDEFTKRYGQVLQSVSSKPVGLGRLSDATPIRQTNPYFTNLREISIPHQQALTLEALIGLANSRSYTPQQGAAKDLLHHRLAELHRAFANNAGIAYLQYQANIFLADPA; the protein is encoded by the coding sequence ATGCAAAACGACACACCACTCTACCAACTTGATCCGACGAACCGCTTCACGCATCGAACTCAGGATTATGACGCTTATCGTCCCACCTATCCATCGGCCGCGATCGATGCAATTTTAGAAGACATCACCCCGCAGACCGTTGCCGATATTGGTGCAGGTACAGGTATTTCTAGTCGGTTACTCGCTGACCGTAACCTTAAAGTCTGGGCCGTCGAACCCAATGCGGCAATGCGCGCGACGGGCAGCAAGCAACCCAATATCACAGCCTGGGAAGGCACAGCGGAACAAACTGGACTGGCCGATAACTCGATGGATTTAGTCACATCATTCCAGGCATTTCACTGGTTCAAACATAACGACGCCCTGCCGGAATTACAGCGCATTCTCAAACCCAACGGTCGGCTGGCTGTGGTCTGGAATAATCGCGATCGCACGGATGAATTCACCAAACGCTACGGCCAAGTCTTGCAAAGTGTCTCCAGCAAGCCCGTCGGACTGGGCCGATTATCCGACGCAACACCGATTCGCCAGACAAATCCTTACTTCACCAATTTGCGCGAAATCTCAATTCCACACCAGCAAGCACTCACCCTGGAAGCGTTAATTGGCCTTGCAAACAGTCGCTCGTACACACCACAACAGGGAGCAGCCAAAGATTTACTGCATCACCGATTGGCCGAGTTACATCGAGCCTTTGCCAACAACGCGGGGATCGCATATCTGCAATACCAGGCCAATATTTTTTTAGCGGACCCGGCCTAG